One genomic window of Halobellus limi includes the following:
- the hemB gene encoding porphobilinogen synthase, with protein MDLTDRPRRLRRDGIRLLVSETHLDARDLVAPVFVDATTDERVPIESMPNQERVPVDDAVERVEEVCETGVEAVMVFGIPESKDERGTRAWAEDGVVQEAVRRITAETDAYVITDVCLCEYTSHGHCGVLEADAESDPTLTVRNDPTLDLLAKTAVSHAEAGADMVAPSSMTDGMVGAIREGLDEAGHASVPIMSYAAKYESAFYGPFRDAADGAPAFGNRRHYQMDPANAREALREVSLDVEQGADVLMVKPALAYLDVVRAVRESFDRPVAAYNVSGEYAMVHAAAEKGWLDLEAAAYESLLAMKRAGADLIVTYFAEDLADRL; from the coding sequence ATGGACCTCACCGACCGTCCGCGACGGCTGCGGCGCGACGGCATCAGACTGCTCGTCAGCGAGACGCATCTGGACGCGCGGGACCTCGTCGCGCCGGTCTTCGTCGACGCGACGACCGACGAGCGCGTCCCGATCGAATCGATGCCGAACCAGGAGCGCGTCCCCGTCGACGACGCGGTCGAACGCGTCGAGGAGGTGTGCGAGACGGGCGTCGAGGCGGTGATGGTGTTCGGCATCCCCGAATCGAAAGACGAGCGCGGGACGCGCGCCTGGGCCGAGGACGGCGTCGTCCAGGAGGCCGTCCGGCGGATCACCGCCGAGACGGACGCGTACGTGATCACCGACGTCTGCCTCTGTGAGTACACCAGCCACGGCCACTGCGGCGTGCTCGAAGCCGACGCGGAGTCCGATCCCACCCTCACGGTCCGGAACGATCCGACGCTGGATCTGCTGGCGAAGACGGCCGTCTCTCACGCCGAGGCGGGCGCGGATATGGTCGCACCGAGTTCGATGACCGACGGGATGGTGGGCGCGATCCGGGAGGGACTCGACGAGGCGGGCCACGCGTCGGTGCCGATCATGTCCTACGCCGCGAAGTACGAGAGCGCCTTCTACGGGCCCTTCCGCGACGCGGCCGACGGCGCGCCGGCGTTCGGCAACCGGCGACACTACCAGATGGACCCCGCGAACGCCCGGGAGGCGCTCCGCGAAGTCTCTCTCGACGTCGAACAGGGCGCGGACGTGCTGATGGTCAAACCCGCGCTCGCGTACCTCGACGTCGTGCGCGCGGTCCGCGAGTCCTTCGACCGTCCGGTGGCCGCCTACAACGTCTCCGGCGAGTACGCGATGGTGCACGCGGCCGCCGAGAAGGGGTGGCTCGACCTCGAAGCGGCGGCGTACGAATCCCTGCTCGCGATGAAGCGCGCGGGCGCGGACCTGATCGTCACGTACTTCGCCGAGGACCTCGCCGACCGACTCTGA
- a CDS encoding ammonium transporter: protein MVTPLQVDPTAVANGINNVWVLTVTFLIFFMQPGFALLESGQVRAKNVGNVLMKNMSDWFLGTLVYFVVGAGVVGVVGGLTSGGGIAGAFAHISDPNAWIGWLFGAVFAMTAATIVSGAVAERMNFDAYVLFTIVMTAIIYPVVVGFTWGGGLLSAGGFIGSALGAGYLDFAGATVVHMCGGIAGLVAAKLVGARKGRYDANGNSQPIPGHSMLLAVLGTFILAFGWYGFNVGTQATILAVGDDGTLTFMGAALGRVALVTTLGMSAGGAMAMLTSARYQGKPDPLWTANGLLAGLVAVTGAVPHVTWWGGAILGGLGGFLVLPAFRFTVDTLKVDDVCGVFAVHGVAGAVGTALIPIFAVGGFAVNQFALQVVGVLVIALWTIVASAIVLYVLDAAVGLRVTEKEETEGLDEGEHGVSVYPEFVPNERRESTVATDGGDLRTDGGADLDDSAAGTTEVTSDE from the coding sequence ATGGTAACGCCGTTACAGGTCGATCCGACCGCCGTCGCGAACGGGATCAACAACGTGTGGGTCCTGACGGTCACGTTCCTGATCTTCTTCATGCAGCCGGGCTTCGCGCTGCTGGAGTCGGGGCAGGTCCGCGCGAAGAACGTCGGGAACGTGCTGATGAAGAACATGAGCGACTGGTTCCTCGGGACGCTCGTCTACTTCGTCGTCGGCGCGGGCGTCGTCGGCGTCGTCGGGGGGCTCACCTCCGGCGGCGGGATCGCCGGCGCGTTCGCACACATCAGCGATCCGAACGCGTGGATCGGCTGGCTCTTCGGCGCGGTGTTCGCGATGACGGCCGCGACGATCGTCTCCGGGGCCGTCGCCGAGCGGATGAACTTCGACGCGTACGTGCTGTTCACGATCGTGATGACGGCGATCATCTACCCCGTCGTCGTCGGCTTCACGTGGGGCGGCGGCCTGCTCTCCGCCGGCGGCTTCATCGGGAGCGCGCTCGGCGCGGGCTACCTCGACTTCGCCGGGGCGACCGTGGTCCACATGTGCGGCGGGATCGCCGGCCTCGTCGCGGCCAAACTCGTCGGAGCCCGCAAGGGCCGCTACGACGCCAACGGCAACAGCCAGCCCATCCCGGGCCACTCGATGCTGCTCGCCGTCCTGGGAACGTTCATCCTGGCGTTCGGCTGGTACGGCTTCAACGTCGGCACGCAGGCGACGATCCTGGCCGTCGGCGACGACGGGACGCTCACGTTCATGGGCGCCGCGCTCGGTCGCGTCGCGCTCGTGACGACGCTCGGAATGAGCGCCGGCGGGGCGATGGCGATGCTCACCTCCGCGCGCTACCAGGGCAAGCCGGACCCGCTCTGGACCGCTAACGGGCTGCTGGCCGGACTCGTCGCCGTCACCGGTGCGGTCCCGCACGTCACCTGGTGGGGCGGGGCGATCCTGGGCGGCCTCGGCGGCTTCCTGGTCCTCCCCGCGTTCCGCTTCACCGTCGACACGCTGAAGGTCGACGACGTCTGCGGCGTCTTCGCCGTCCACGGCGTCGCCGGCGCGGTCGGCACGGCGCTGATCCCGATCTTCGCGGTCGGCGGCTTCGCGGTCAACCAGTTCGCGCTGCAGGTCGTCGGCGTCCTCGTCATCGCGCTGTGGACGATCGTCGCGTCGGCGATCGTCCTGTACGTGCTCGACGCGGCCGTCGGCCTCCGCGTGACCGAGAAAGAGGAGACCGAGGGCCTCGACGAGGGCGAACACGGCGTCTCGGTCTACCCCGAGTTCGTGCCGAACGAGCGCCGCGAGAGCACCGTCGCCACCGACGGCGGCGACCTCCGCACCGACGGTGGTGCGGACCTCGACGACTCCGCCGCCGGAACCACGGAGGTGACTTCCGATGAGTGA
- a CDS encoding P-II family nitrogen regulator produces the protein MSESADTEIKMVVAYIRPDKLGDVKQSLAEAGAPSLTVTNVSGRGSQPAKKGQWRGEEYTVDLHQKVKIECVVADIPAGDVVDAIQEGANTGEPGDGKIFVLPVESAHQIRTGTTGPDAV, from the coding sequence ATGAGTGAGTCCGCAGACACGGAGATCAAGATGGTGGTGGCGTACATCCGCCCCGACAAACTCGGCGACGTGAAGCAGTCGCTCGCGGAGGCGGGGGCGCCGTCGCTGACGGTGACGAACGTCTCTGGGCGCGGCTCTCAACCGGCGAAGAAGGGCCAGTGGCGCGGCGAGGAGTACACGGTCGACCTCCACCAGAAGGTGAAGATCGAGTGCGTCGTCGCCGACATCCCCGCGGGGGACGTCGTCGACGCGATTCAAGAGGGCGCGAACACCGGCGAACCCGGCGACGGAAAGATATTCGTCCTCCCCGTCGAGTCGGCCCACCAGATCCGCACCGGAACGACCGGCCCCGACGCGGTGTAG
- a CDS encoding ammonium transporter: protein MLSAALQSDLSAVVEGVNMMWVLTVTFLIFFMHAGFAMLEAGQVRSKNVANQLTKNLLTWSVGVIVFFLLGAAISTIVGGATGGGSYSVVGAFADLYAPGAGSAGAWVNWLFGAVFAMTAATIVSGAVAGRAKLRAYVGYTILLAGVIYPVVTGFTWGGGFLDALGFYDFAGGVIVHAMGGIAGLTAAWIIGPRMNRFNDDGSVNVIPGHSMTFAVLGTLILAFGWYGFNVGTSASPLALSDSGEVVLGSFQTVGRVALVTTLGMAAGAIGAAAVATYKTGKVDTLYVANGLLAGLVGVTSVTDVIVWPGAIAIGLLAGAQLPIVFEFVEKRLKIDDVCAVFPVHGSAGVLGALAYPFAATAFWNGNASFLSLAIPQVVGVVVIAVWTFAATALVFGAFRAAGQARVSHDHELEGLDSSEHGVDTYPEFGRPDESGARVDGGTIRPDGGTVRARSGSTSAETVSDDETETDL, encoded by the coding sequence ATGCTGAGCGCAGCGCTGCAGTCGGACCTGTCCGCGGTCGTCGAGGGCGTGAATATGATGTGGGTCCTGACGGTCACGTTCCTGATCTTCTTCATGCACGCCGGGTTCGCGATGCTGGAGGCGGGGCAGGTCCGCTCGAAGAACGTCGCGAACCAGCTGACGAAGAACCTCCTGACCTGGAGCGTCGGCGTGATCGTCTTCTTCCTCCTCGGCGCGGCGATCTCGACGATCGTCGGCGGCGCGACCGGCGGGGGGTCCTACTCGGTCGTCGGCGCCTTCGCGGACCTGTACGCGCCCGGCGCCGGGTCCGCGGGGGCCTGGGTCAACTGGCTCTTCGGCGCGGTGTTCGCGATGACGGCCGCGACGATCGTCTCCGGGGCCGTCGCTGGCCGCGCGAAACTCCGCGCGTACGTGGGCTACACGATCCTCTTAGCCGGGGTCATCTACCCGGTCGTCACGGGCTTCACCTGGGGCGGCGGCTTCCTCGACGCGCTCGGCTTCTACGACTTCGCCGGCGGCGTGATCGTCCACGCGATGGGCGGCATCGCCGGCCTCACCGCCGCGTGGATCATCGGCCCGCGGATGAACCGCTTCAACGACGACGGCTCCGTGAACGTCATCCCCGGTCACTCGATGACGTTCGCCGTCCTCGGCACGCTCATCTTGGCGTTCGGCTGGTACGGCTTCAACGTCGGGACCTCGGCGTCGCCGCTCGCACTCTCGGATTCGGGCGAGGTCGTCCTCGGCTCCTTCCAGACCGTCGGGCGCGTCGCGCTCGTGACGACGCTCGGGATGGCCGCCGGCGCGATCGGGGCCGCGGCTGTCGCGACGTACAAGACCGGCAAGGTCGACACGCTCTACGTGGCCAACGGCCTGCTCGCCGGTCTCGTCGGCGTCACCTCCGTCACCGACGTCATCGTCTGGCCCGGCGCGATCGCCATCGGCCTGCTGGCCGGGGCGCAGCTGCCGATCGTCTTCGAGTTCGTCGAGAAGCGCCTCAAGATCGACGACGTCTGTGCGGTCTTCCCGGTTCACGGCTCCGCCGGCGTCCTCGGGGCGCTCGCGTACCCCTTCGCGGCGACGGCGTTCTGGAACGGCAACGCGTCGTTCCTCTCGCTGGCGATCCCGCAGGTCGTCGGCGTCGTCGTCATCGCGGTGTGGACGTTCGCGGCGACCGCGCTGGTCTTCGGCGCGTTCCGCGCCGCGGGGCAGGCGCGCGTCTCGCACGACCACGAACTCGAGGGGCTCGACTCCTCGGAGCACGGCGTCGACACCTACCCCGAGTTCGGCCGTCCCGACGAGTCCGGGGCCCGCGTCGACGGCGGGACGATCCGCCCCGACGGCGGAACGGTCCGCGCGCGTTCGGGGTCGACCAGCGCCGAAACCGTTTCCGACGACGAAACCGAGACTGACCTATGA
- a CDS encoding P-II family nitrogen regulator, which translates to MSDTQPTDDESTGSTDAEIKMVVAYIRPDKLSDVKQGLAEAGAPSLTVTNVSGRGSQPAKKGQWRGEEYTVDLHQKVKIECVVADIPAGDVVDAIAESARTGEKGDGKVFVLPVESARQIRTDKSGPDAV; encoded by the coding sequence ATGAGCGACACGCAACCGACCGACGACGAATCGACGGGAAGCACCGACGCGGAGATCAAGATGGTGGTGGCGTACATCCGCCCCGACAAGCTCTCGGACGTCAAACAGGGGCTCGCGGAGGCGGGGGCGCCGTCGCTGACGGTGACGAACGTCTCCGGGCGCGGCTCCCAGCCGGCGAAGAAGGGCCAGTGGCGCGGCGAGGAGTACACGGTCGACCTCCACCAGAAGGTGAAGATCGAGTGCGTCGTCGCCGACATCCCCGCAGGGGACGTCGTCGACGCCATCGCCGAGTCCGCCCGCACGGGCGAGAAGGGCGACGGCAAGGTGTTCGTCCTCCCCGTCGAGTCCGCCCGACAGATCCGTACCGACAAGAGCGGTCCCGACGCGGTCTGA
- a CDS encoding CPBP family glutamic-type intramembrane protease — MQPTPVTAVGLLVALVGFAVLDRVRRAVSAAESPAAGAGPRSIDLREHAWKWVIPAVLLLVVAAEGNSLDSIGWRVASPSALLGDVLVGFGVLTGSHVLTAPLWARVGDGGDSLAAGIGSFASLSLSERLFVAFTAGATEETAFHGYALERLLSLTGSVPLSGGLSVAAFVIGHAGDTWDRDAVARIAQPALVMTLLYLWFRSLPALVAIHALNDSFALLLADRFDDLADDTDSNGEDADDSVSDDDAPVDAVDSSSLAWLRGE, encoded by the coding sequence GTGCAGCCAACGCCGGTCACCGCGGTCGGACTGCTCGTCGCCCTCGTCGGGTTCGCGGTGCTCGACCGGGTCCGACGGGCCGTCAGTGCGGCCGAGAGCCCCGCGGCCGGGGCCGGACCGCGGTCGATCGACCTCCGCGAACACGCCTGGAAGTGGGTGATTCCGGCGGTCCTACTGCTCGTCGTCGCCGCCGAGGGCAACTCTCTCGATTCCATCGGCTGGCGCGTCGCGTCGCCGTCGGCGCTCCTCGGAGATGTGCTCGTCGGGTTCGGCGTCCTGACCGGATCGCACGTTCTCACGGCGCCGCTGTGGGCGCGCGTCGGCGACGGCGGCGACAGCCTCGCGGCCGGGATCGGCTCCTTCGCGTCGCTCTCGCTCTCCGAGCGCCTGTTCGTCGCGTTCACCGCCGGGGCGACCGAAGAGACCGCCTTCCACGGCTACGCGCTCGAACGACTGCTCTCGCTCACCGGGAGCGTCCCGCTTTCGGGCGGCCTCTCCGTCGCCGCGTTCGTGATCGGTCACGCCGGCGACACCTGGGACCGCGACGCGGTCGCCCGGATCGCACAGCCGGCGCTCGTGATGACGCTCCTGTACCTCTGGTTCCGGTCGCTGCCCGCGCTCGTCGCGATCCACGCGCTGAACGACTCGTTCGCGCTCCTCCTCGCCGATCGGTTCGACGACCTCGCGGACGACACCGACTCGAACGGCGAGGACGCGGACGACTCGGTGTCGGACGACGACGCGCCCGTCGACGCCGTCGATTCGTCCTCTCTCGCGTGGCTCCGCGGCGAGTGA
- the hemL gene encoding glutamate-1-semialdehyde 2,1-aminomutase has product MRHDESRALYDRALSVIPGGVNSSVRATRPYPFFVEHGDGAHVVDADGNRYLDYVMGYGPLLYGHDMPEPVRAAVQSHASDGPMYGAPTEVEVELAEFVARHVPSVEMTRFVNSGTEATVSAVRLARGYTGRDKIVVMQGGYHGAQESTLVEGAFENAEPSSPGIPSSFAEHTIPVPFNDAEAAERVFEEHGDEIAAVLVEPILANTGIVMPVDGYHERLRELTEEHGALLIFDEVITGFRVGGLQCAQGKFGVTPDVTTFGKIVGGGFPVGAIGGKAEILESFTPSGDVFQSGTFSGHPVTMAAGYEYLKYAAEHDVYEHVNRLGERLREGISDIAADQAPSYTVVGTDSMFKTVFTREGPAGSDGVGDSHVCDAGCRQDESCARYDHCPKTGADVANAETERWERIFWQEMKDRGIFLTANQFESQFVSYAHTDEDVEETLEAYKEAL; this is encoded by the coding sequence ATGAGACACGACGAGTCGCGAGCGCTGTACGACAGGGCGCTCTCGGTGATCCCCGGCGGCGTCAACTCCTCGGTTCGGGCGACGCGTCCGTACCCGTTCTTCGTCGAGCACGGCGACGGCGCGCACGTCGTCGACGCCGACGGCAACCGGTACCTCGATTACGTGATGGGCTACGGGCCGCTCCTGTACGGCCACGATATGCCCGAACCGGTGCGCGCGGCGGTGCAGTCGCACGCGTCCGACGGGCCGATGTACGGCGCGCCGACGGAGGTCGAGGTCGAACTCGCCGAATTCGTTGCGCGGCACGTCCCCTCCGTCGAGATGACCCGCTTCGTCAACTCCGGGACCGAGGCGACCGTCTCGGCGGTCCGGCTGGCTCGCGGTTACACCGGCCGCGACAAGATCGTCGTGATGCAGGGCGGCTACCACGGCGCGCAGGAGTCGACGCTCGTCGAGGGCGCCTTCGAGAACGCGGAGCCGAGTTCGCCCGGCATCCCCTCCTCGTTCGCCGAACACACGATCCCCGTGCCGTTCAACGACGCCGAGGCCGCCGAACGCGTCTTCGAGGAGCACGGCGACGAGATCGCGGCGGTCCTCGTAGAGCCGATCCTCGCCAACACCGGGATCGTGATGCCGGTCGACGGCTACCACGAGCGGCTCCGCGAGCTGACCGAGGAACACGGCGCCCTGCTGATCTTCGACGAGGTCATCACCGGCTTCCGCGTCGGCGGCCTCCAGTGCGCACAGGGGAAGTTCGGCGTCACGCCCGACGTCACGACGTTCGGAAAGATCGTCGGCGGCGGCTTCCCGGTCGGGGCGATCGGCGGGAAGGCGGAGATCCTCGAGTCGTTCACGCCGTCGGGCGACGTCTTCCAGTCCGGGACCTTCTCCGGGCATCCGGTGACGATGGCAGCGGGGTACGAGTACCTCAAATACGCCGCCGAGCACGACGTCTACGAGCACGTCAACCGCCTCGGCGAGCGCCTCCGCGAGGGGATTTCCGATATCGCCGCCGATCAGGCCCCGTCCTACACGGTCGTCGGCACCGACTCGATGTTCAAGACGGTATTCACGCGCGAGGGCCCGGCCGGGAGCGACGGTGTCGGTGATAGCCACGTCTGCGACGCCGGCTGCAGACAGGACGAGTCGTGCGCGCGGTACGACCACTGCCCGAAGACCGGCGCCGACGTCGCGAACGCCGAGACCGAGCGGTGGGAGCGGATCTTCTGGCAGGAGATGAAGGACCGGGGGATCTTCCTCACCGCCAACCAGTTCGAGTCGCAGTTCGTCTCCTACGCCCACACCGACGAGGACGTCGAGGAGACGCTCGAAGCGTACAAGGAAGCGCTGTAA
- the hemC gene encoding hydroxymethylbilane synthase codes for MTTRGTLRLATRSSDLALRQAASVREALEDRRFDVELVEVETRGDQIRDELIHRLGKTGAFVRALDEQVLDGDVDAAVHSMKDMPTEGPDDLVVAGVPQRAAAADLLLTPDGTELRDLPSGSVVGTSSLRRKAQLLAERPDLEVEPLRGNVDTRIEKLLAPDLQAEHERRVDADRDEKGEAGRNDSGNDGTDSTDEESDREFDESIEEWFDGLAEIERRALERELDVEYDAVVLAEAGLRRAGLLHHVEYARLDPATFVPAPGQGAIAVTARADGDAAEEIRSVVDHPRTRVETTVERTVLAELGGGCIAPIGVHAKLQGEYVHTVARVLSGDGEVEVAASRDLPVDDHANAAAAFASDLADRGADDLIAEAREAAEE; via the coding sequence ATGACCACTCGCGGCACACTCCGATTGGCGACCCGGAGTTCGGACCTGGCGCTCCGGCAGGCGGCGAGCGTCCGGGAGGCGCTCGAAGACCGCCGGTTCGACGTCGAACTCGTCGAGGTCGAGACGCGGGGCGACCAGATCAGAGACGAACTCATCCACCGGCTCGGGAAGACCGGCGCGTTCGTCCGCGCGCTCGACGAGCAGGTGCTCGACGGCGACGTCGACGCCGCAGTCCACTCGATGAAGGACATGCCCACCGAGGGACCGGACGACCTCGTCGTCGCCGGCGTCCCGCAGCGCGCGGCGGCCGCTGACCTGCTTCTCACGCCCGACGGCACCGAACTGCGGGACCTCCCGTCGGGGTCCGTCGTCGGTACCTCCTCGCTCCGGCGCAAGGCGCAGCTCCTCGCCGAGCGCCCGGACCTGGAGGTCGAACCCCTCCGCGGGAACGTCGACACCCGGATCGAGAAGCTGCTGGCCCCCGACCTGCAGGCCGAACACGAGCGCCGCGTCGACGCCGACCGCGACGAGAAGGGCGAGGCCGGCCGGAACGACTCGGGGAACGACGGGACCGACTCGACGGACGAGGAGTCCGATCGAGAGTTCGACGAGTCCATCGAGGAGTGGTTCGACGGCCTCGCGGAGATCGAACGCCGCGCGCTCGAACGCGAGCTCGACGTCGAGTACGACGCGGTCGTCCTCGCGGAGGCGGGACTCCGCCGAGCGGGCCTGCTCCACCACGTCGAGTACGCGCGGCTCGACCCCGCGACGTTCGTTCCCGCGCCGGGCCAGGGAGCCATCGCCGTCACCGCGCGCGCCGACGGCGACGCGGCCGAGGAGATCCGATCGGTCGTCGATCACCCGCGGACGCGCGTCGAGACGACCGTCGAGCGGACGGTGCTGGCGGAACTCGGCGGCGGGTGCATCGCGCCGATCGGGGTCCACGCGAAACTCCAGGGCGAGTACGTGCACACGGTCGCGCGCGTGCTCTCCGGGGACGGCGAGGTGGAAGTGGCCGCGAGTCGGGACCTCCCGGTCGACGACCACGCCAACGCGGCGGCGGCGTTCGCGTCCGACCTCGCCGACCGCGGGGCCGACGACCTGATAGCCGAGGCGCGCGAAGCCGCGGAGGAGTGA
- the cobA gene encoding uroporphyrinogen-III C-methyltransferase, translating to MSDVDSAETRPEADDPSADVGTVYLVGSGPGDPELLTVKARRLLDEADVVLHDKLPGPEILDTIPEAKREDVGKRAGGEWTPQEYTNRRLVELAREGKDVVRLKGGDPFVFGRGGEEMEHLASEGIPFEVVPGITSAIAGPGTAGIPVTHRDHASSVSFVTGHEDPTKDESAVDWSALAATGGTLVVLMGVGKLPDYTAALREAGMDPDTPVALIERATWPEMRVASGTLADIVDVRDAEGIEPPAITVIGEVAATRERVVEFLRNRTGAGAAEVPER from the coding sequence ATGAGCGACGTAGACTCCGCCGAGACCCGCCCCGAGGCCGACGACCCCTCGGCGGACGTCGGCACGGTGTACCTCGTCGGCAGCGGCCCCGGTGACCCCGAACTACTGACCGTGAAGGCGCGTCGCCTCCTCGACGAGGCCGACGTGGTGCTGCACGACAAACTGCCCGGGCCGGAGATCCTCGACACGATCCCCGAGGCGAAGCGCGAGGACGTGGGCAAGCGCGCCGGCGGCGAGTGGACGCCGCAGGAGTACACGAACCGGCGGCTGGTCGAACTCGCCCGCGAGGGGAAGGACGTCGTCCGACTGAAGGGCGGCGATCCGTTCGTCTTCGGCCGCGGCGGCGAGGAGATGGAACACCTCGCGAGCGAGGGGATCCCCTTCGAGGTCGTGCCGGGGATCACCTCCGCGATCGCCGGTCCCGGAACGGCGGGAATCCCGGTCACGCACCGCGATCACGCCTCTTCTGTCTCCTTTGTCACGGGTCACGAGGACCCCACGAAGGACGAGTCGGCGGTGGACTGGTCGGCGCTCGCGGCCACCGGGGGCACCCTCGTCGTCCTGATGGGCGTCGGCAAACTGCCCGACTACACCGCGGCGCTGCGAGAGGCCGGAATGGACCCGGACACGCCCGTCGCGCTGATCGAGCGGGCGACGTGGCCCGAGATGCGCGTCGCGAGCGGGACGCTCGCCGACATCGTGGACGTCCGCGACGCCGAAGGGATCGAACCGCCCGCGATCACCGTGATCGGCGAGGTGGCGGCGACGCGAGAGCGCGTCGTCGAGTTCCTGCGGAACCGAACCGGCGCGGGAGCGGCGGAGGTGCCCGAGCGGTGA
- a CDS encoding uroporphyrinogen-III synthase, whose translation MTREVRVAVFRPDDERMARAVELLDSLGAVPVPDPMLAVEPTGAIPGGRDGDDPDTDRSATDSDTDRSATDSDTDRSATDSDTDRSATDSDTDRSATDSDTDRSATDSDTDRSATDPDVVVLTSKTGVELLADADWTPGDALLACIGPRTAESAREAGWTVDVVPEEYTSAGLVAALEGDVDGRTVEVARSDHGSDVLLDGLREAGADVRETVLYRLVRPEGSGQSSVMAAGGELDAVCFTSSLTVENFLAAADERGVREAAVAGLNRAVVGVIGAPTRETAEGHGIRVDVVPENATFEELATAVVEEAAPTYHE comes from the coding sequence GTGACCCGAGAGGTCCGCGTGGCCGTCTTCCGCCCGGACGACGAGCGGATGGCGCGGGCGGTCGAACTGCTCGACTCGCTCGGCGCGGTTCCCGTCCCGGATCCGATGCTCGCGGTCGAACCCACGGGAGCGATTCCCGGGGGCAGGGATGGCGATGACCCCGACACGGACCGTTCCGCGACCGACTCCGATACGGACCGTTCCGCGACCGACTCCGATACGGACCGTTCCGCGACCGACTCCGATACGGACCGTTCCGCGACCGACTCCGATACGGACCGTTCCGCGACCGACTCCGATACGGACCGTTCCGCGACCGACTCCGATACGGACCGTTCCGCGACCGACCCCGACGTCGTCGTCCTGACGAGCAAGACGGGCGTCGAACTCCTCGCCGACGCCGACTGGACGCCGGGCGACGCCCTCCTCGCGTGCATCGGGCCGCGGACGGCCGAGTCCGCCCGCGAGGCCGGCTGGACCGTCGACGTCGTCCCCGAGGAGTACACCTCCGCGGGCCTCGTCGCCGCGCTCGAAGGCGACGTCGACGGACGGACCGTCGAGGTCGCGCGCAGCGACCACGGCAGCGACGTCCTCCTCGACGGCCTCCGCGAGGCCGGTGCCGACGTCCGCGAGACCGTCCTGTACCGGCTCGTCCGCCCCGAGGGATCCGGGCAGTCGTCGGTGATGGCCGCCGGCGGCGAACTCGACGCCGTCTGCTTCACCTCGTCGCTCACCGTCGAGAACTTCCTCGCTGCCGCCGACGAACGCGGCGTCCGCGAGGCGGCCGTCGCGGGCCTGAACCGCGCCGTCGTCGGCGTCATCGGCGCTCCGACCCGCGAGACGGCGGAGGGACACGGCATCCGCGTCGACGTCGTCCCCGAGAACGCGACGTTCGAGGAACTCGCGACGGCCGTCGTCGAGGAAGCCGCGCCGACGTATCACGAGTGA